One stretch of Burkholderia pyrrocinia DNA includes these proteins:
- a CDS encoding maleate cis-trans isomerase family protein, translated as MSKTYRIGQIVPSSNTTMETEIPAMLRLRETIRPERFTYHSSRMRMKKVVKEELAAMDAESDRCAVELSDARVDVLGYACLVAIMAMGHGYHRVSQARLTKHTADNGAQAPVLTSAGALVDALKVIGAKRIVVVAPYMKPLTELVVDYIRNEGFEVLGYRALEIPDNLDVGRHDPARLPDIVKTLPYQDADAIVLSACVQMPSLPAVAKVEAMTGKPVITAAIATTYAMLRELDLEPVVPGAGALLSGAY; from the coding sequence ATGAGCAAGACCTACCGCATCGGCCAGATCGTGCCGAGTTCCAACACGACGATGGAAACCGAGATCCCCGCAATGCTGCGGTTGCGCGAAACGATCCGCCCCGAGCGCTTCACGTATCACTCGAGCCGGATGCGGATGAAGAAGGTCGTCAAGGAGGAACTGGCGGCGATGGATGCCGAATCCGACCGCTGCGCGGTCGAACTGAGCGACGCGCGCGTCGACGTGCTCGGTTACGCATGCCTCGTCGCGATCATGGCGATGGGGCACGGCTACCACCGCGTGTCGCAGGCGCGCCTGACCAAGCACACGGCCGACAACGGTGCACAGGCGCCCGTGCTGACGAGCGCGGGTGCGCTCGTCGACGCGCTGAAGGTGATCGGCGCGAAGCGCATCGTCGTCGTCGCGCCGTATATGAAGCCGTTGACGGAACTCGTGGTCGACTACATCCGCAACGAAGGCTTTGAAGTGCTCGGCTACCGCGCGCTGGAAATTCCCGACAACCTCGACGTCGGCCGTCACGATCCGGCACGCCTGCCCGACATCGTGAAAACGCTGCCGTACCAGGACGCCGACGCGATCGTGCTGTCCGCATGCGTGCAGATGCCGTCGCTGCCGGCCGTCGCGAAGGTCGAGGCGATGACGGGCAAGCCGGTGATCACGGCCGCGATCGCGACCACCTACGCGATGCTGCGCGAGCTCGACCTCGAGCCGGTCG
- a CDS encoding FAD-dependent monooxygenase: MSTPRIAIIGAGLGGTAAAALLQRGGYDVALYEQAPAFSRLGAGIHLGPNVMKIMRRIGCEDALNTMGSHPDFWYSRDWQTADVLAQIPLGDYARKTYGASYLTVHRGDFHALMTQAVTPGTIRFGKRLAAVEDTGDAVRLTFSDGSVETADIVIGADGVNSRIREHLLGAEPPRYTGYVAHRAVFPASLLGNKPYDMCVKWWSEDRHMMVYYVTEKRDEYYYVTGVPQAEWPEGVSMVDSSRDEMRDAFAGFHADIQHLIDVSPSITKWPLLERDPLPLWSRGRLVLLGDACHPMKPHMAQGAAMAIEDAAMLARCLDEVGASDYAGAFALYEANRAARASKVQLVSHNNTWLRTNEDPSWVFGYDVFDVPLVSPSRNNVAAAA; encoded by the coding sequence ATGAGCACACCCCGTATCGCAATCATCGGCGCCGGTCTCGGCGGCACGGCCGCCGCGGCGCTGCTTCAGCGCGGCGGCTACGACGTCGCGCTGTACGAGCAGGCGCCGGCGTTCTCGCGCCTCGGCGCGGGCATCCACCTCGGCCCGAACGTGATGAAGATCATGCGGCGCATCGGCTGCGAGGACGCGCTGAACACGATGGGTTCGCATCCGGATTTCTGGTACAGCCGCGACTGGCAGACGGCCGACGTGCTCGCGCAGATCCCGCTCGGCGACTACGCGCGCAAGACCTACGGCGCGAGCTACCTGACCGTGCATCGCGGCGATTTCCACGCATTGATGACGCAGGCGGTGACGCCCGGCACGATCCGCTTCGGCAAGCGGCTCGCGGCGGTGGAGGACACCGGCGACGCGGTGCGCCTGACGTTCTCCGACGGCAGCGTCGAGACGGCCGACATCGTGATCGGCGCGGACGGCGTGAATTCGCGGATCCGCGAGCACCTGCTCGGTGCGGAGCCGCCGCGCTATACGGGTTATGTCGCGCACCGCGCGGTGTTTCCGGCATCGCTGCTCGGCAACAAGCCGTACGACATGTGCGTGAAGTGGTGGTCGGAGGATCGCCACATGATGGTCTACTACGTGACCGAGAAGCGCGACGAGTATTACTACGTGACCGGCGTGCCGCAGGCCGAATGGCCCGAAGGCGTGTCGATGGTCGACAGCAGCCGCGACGAGATGCGCGACGCGTTCGCGGGTTTCCACGCCGACATCCAGCACCTGATCGACGTGTCGCCGTCGATCACCAAGTGGCCGCTGCTCGAACGAGATCCGCTGCCGCTGTGGAGCCGCGGCCGGCTCGTGCTGCTCGGCGACGCATGCCATCCGATGAAGCCGCACATGGCGCAGGGCGCGGCGATGGCGATCGAGGATGCGGCGATGCTCGCGCGCTGTCTCGACGAGGTCGGTGCGAGCGACTACGCGGGCGCGTTTGCGCTGTACGAGGCGAATCGCGCGGCGCGCGCGTCGAAGGTGCAGCTCGTGTCGCACAACAACACGTGGCTGCGCACGAACGAGGATCCGTCTTGGGTGTTCGGCTACGACGTGTTCGACGTGCCGCTCGTCTCGCCGTCGCGCAACAACGTGGCGGCCGCGGCCTGA